One window of the Capnocytophaga haemolytica genome contains the following:
- a CDS encoding C40 family peptidase gives MDMRILEMPYGICHLSVVPIRLEPLEASEMINQVLFGELLQVIDQQEDWSYVRLLFDQSEGWIANSQFQKISDKDLRKCLKKKDKYAHRWMTKLRIRTQEGRFLHIPKGATFSYNHLLGTSQSTQKMPCEGVVPTALEYLDVPYLAGGKTPLGIDDAALVQTAFKLNGIKLPRTAKKQAEIGQLISFIEETSAGDLAFFDDDEGNIIHVGILLGDNKIIHSYGKVRIDRLDHIGIFNNELRDYTHQLRLLRKVL, from the coding sequence ATGGATATGCGAATTTTAGAAATGCCCTACGGGATATGCCACCTGAGCGTCGTCCCTATACGTTTAGAGCCTCTTGAAGCCTCTGAGATGATCAACCAAGTCCTCTTTGGTGAATTACTCCAAGTGATTGACCAACAAGAGGATTGGAGCTACGTGCGCCTACTTTTCGACCAAAGCGAAGGCTGGATCGCCAATAGTCAATTTCAGAAAATATCAGATAAAGACCTCCGCAAGTGTCTAAAAAAGAAGGACAAGTACGCCCATCGCTGGATGACTAAACTGCGCATCCGCACTCAGGAAGGGCGCTTTCTCCACATCCCCAAAGGAGCTACCTTCTCCTATAACCACCTCTTAGGCACTTCACAGTCCACCCAGAAAATGCCCTGCGAAGGTGTTGTGCCTACCGCTTTGGAGTACCTCGACGTGCCTTACCTCGCAGGTGGAAAGACCCCCCTCGGTATTGATGATGCCGCCTTGGTGCAGACTGCCTTTAAGCTCAATGGCATAAAGCTGCCGCGCACAGCCAAGAAGCAGGCTGAAATAGGGCAACTCATTAGCTTTATTGAGGAAACTTCCGCTGGCGACCTCGCCTTTTTCGACGATGATGAGGGGAATATCATCCACGTAGGCATATTGCTCGGCGACAATAAGATCATCCATTCCTACGGGAAAGTCCGTATCGACCGCCTTGACCACATCGGCATTTTCAATAACGAACTGCGCGATTATACCCATCAGTTGCGCCTATTGCGAAAAGTATTATAA
- the mnmE gene encoding tRNA uridine-5-carboxymethylaminomethyl(34) synthesis GTPase MnmE, translating to MDTIIALATASGAGAISIIRLSGAEAIAIADRVFHPYHTHNLAQVPSHTVHLGTIAEGDRVIDECLATVFKGNKSYTGEPSVEFSCHGSSYIVQEVIKLCLAQGCRLAEAGEFTKRAFLNGKLALSEAEAVADLIASDSAASHQVAMQQMRGGFTSEIAHLRQELLNFASLIELELDFSEEDVEFADRTQFKTLLSQIKTTIKHLTDSFSTGNALKNGIPVAIVGKPNAGKSTLLNALLNEERAIVSDIAGTTRDTIEEVLHIGGLAFRFIDTAGIRQTTDSIEEIGVRKAKEKIATAKIVLFLYSELEDTPEEVIAFVKDVLHRSGLKVILLHNKSDINTQNLEAFDRPIREALIPAFTDTIIDISAKNHTNVDRLKQVLASYAQTLTATTGNSVITNLRHYEALNNALTAIDRVEEGLEAHLSGDLLAIDIREALYHLGSITGEVTNDELLGNIFSRFCIGK from the coding sequence ATGGACACTATCATTGCCTTGGCAACAGCCTCAGGGGCTGGAGCTATCTCTATTATCAGGCTCTCAGGGGCAGAGGCGATTGCCATTGCCGATCGCGTTTTCCACCCTTATCATACTCACAATCTTGCTCAGGTACCTTCTCACACGGTACATCTGGGTACTATTGCCGAAGGCGACCGTGTGATAGATGAGTGCTTAGCCACTGTTTTTAAGGGGAATAAGTCGTATACAGGTGAGCCATCCGTGGAGTTTTCCTGCCACGGAAGTAGTTATATTGTGCAGGAAGTTATCAAGTTGTGTCTGGCTCAAGGCTGCCGTTTAGCCGAAGCGGGCGAGTTCACCAAGCGGGCATTCCTCAATGGGAAGCTGGCTCTCAGCGAGGCAGAAGCAGTAGCCGACCTCATAGCATCAGATAGTGCAGCAAGTCATCAGGTAGCAATGCAGCAAATGCGAGGAGGTTTTACTTCCGAGATCGCCCATTTGCGACAAGAATTGCTTAACTTTGCCTCTCTAATTGAGTTAGAACTCGATTTCTCGGAAGAAGATGTTGAGTTTGCCGATAGAACTCAGTTTAAAACACTACTTTCTCAAATAAAAACAACTATAAAACATCTCACTGATTCATTTTCTACAGGGAATGCACTTAAAAACGGAATTCCAGTAGCTATTGTGGGCAAACCTAATGCAGGTAAGTCTACTTTGCTCAACGCATTGCTCAATGAGGAGCGCGCTATCGTCTCGGATATTGCAGGCACTACCCGCGATACGATCGAGGAGGTACTTCATATAGGGGGGCTGGCATTTCGCTTTATTGATACGGCGGGTATCCGTCAAACAACCGATAGCATCGAAGAAATCGGAGTGAGAAAGGCTAAGGAGAAAATTGCAACGGCTAAGATAGTTCTTTTTCTTTACAGTGAATTGGAGGATACACCTGAGGAAGTCATTGCTTTTGTAAAGGATGTGCTTCATCGCAGTGGTCTGAAAGTAATATTGTTGCACAACAAGTCGGATATAAATACACAGAACCTTGAGGCTTTCGATCGCCCAATAAGAGAAGCCCTGATTCCTGCTTTTACAGATACGATAATTGATATATCAGCTAAAAATCACACAAATGTTGATCGCTTAAAGCAAGTACTTGCAAGCTATGCACAAACCCTCACAGCTACGACGGGCAACAGTGTGATTACTAACCTTCGCCATTATGAAGCACTCAACAATGCTCTGACAGCTATCGATAGGGTAGAGGAGGGGTTAGAAGCGCATCTTTCAGGTGATCTGTTGGCAATTGATATCCGTGAGGCGCTTTATCATCTAGGAAGTATTACAGGTGAGGTGACCAACGATGAACTCTTAGGGAATATTTTTTCACGCTTTTGCATTGGGAAGTAA
- the rpmB gene encoding 50S ribosomal protein L28 gives MARVCDLTGKKALTGNNVSHAMNRTKRKFNVNLRTKRFFIPEENRWITLKVSAAAIKTIDKKGIYAVLKEVEKKGYIN, from the coding sequence ATGGCAAGAGTTTGTGACTTAACAGGTAAAAAGGCATTGACGGGCAATAATGTATCGCACGCAATGAACAGAACAAAACGCAAGTTTAACGTAAATTTACGTACCAAACGCTTCTTCATTCCAGAAGAAAACCGTTGGATTACATTGAAAGTATCAGCAGCTGCAATCAAGACTATTGACAAGAAGGGGATTTATGCAGTGCTTAAAGAAGTAGAAAAAAAGGGATATATTAACTAA
- the rpmG gene encoding 50S ribosomal protein L33, whose amino-acid sequence MAKKGNRIQVILECTEHKDSGMPGTSRYITTKNKKNTPDRLELKKFNPVLKKVTVHKEIK is encoded by the coding sequence ATGGCTAAGAAAGGGAATAGAATACAGGTTATTTTGGAATGTACAGAGCATAAAGATTCTGGTATGCCAGGAACTTCACGCTATATTACTACCAAGAATAAGAAGAACACACCAGACCGTTTGGAATTGAAGAAATTCAACCCAGTATTAAAAAAAGTAACTGTTCATAAAGAAATTAAATAA
- a CDS encoding DUF4295 domain-containing protein produces MAKKTVATLQGKSKKHTKVIKMVKSPKTGAYTFVEGVVSPEQVDEFLKQK; encoded by the coding sequence ATGGCAAAGAAAACAGTAGCAACATTGCAAGGGAAATCAAAGAAGCACACTAAGGTGATCAAAATGGTTAAATCCCCAAAAACAGGAGCTTACACTTTTGTTGAAGGTGTAGTATCTCCTGAGCAAGTAGATGAATTTTTAAAGCAGAAATAA
- the ftsY gene encoding signal recognition particle-docking protein FtsY — MALNFLKNIFSKEKKETLDKGLEKSKNSFFDRLGKALVGKSKVDEDVLDNLEEVLIASDVGVNTTLKIIDRIEARVAKEKYMGTNELNNILREEIAGLLSETNVGEATDFSLPTNKKPYVMMVVGVNGAGKTTTIGKLAYQLKKQGLKVMLGAADTFRAAAIDQLQVWADHVEVPIIKQQIGSDPASVAYDTLSSAVSQGMDVVIIDTAGRLHNKINLMNELSKIKRVMQKVVPDAPDEVLLVLDGSTGQNAFEQAKEFTKATEVTALAVTKLDGTAKGGVVIGISDQFKVPVKYIGVGEGIDDLQIFNKYEFVDSFFKN, encoded by the coding sequence ATGGCATTAAATTTTTTAAAAAATATCTTCTCCAAGGAGAAGAAGGAAACCTTGGATAAAGGCTTAGAGAAGTCAAAAAACAGCTTTTTTGATCGTCTTGGGAAAGCCTTAGTAGGCAAATCAAAGGTAGATGAGGATGTACTCGACAATCTTGAGGAGGTACTTATAGCTAGTGATGTAGGGGTAAATACCACCCTTAAAATCATTGATCGGATTGAGGCTCGTGTAGCTAAGGAAAAGTATATGGGCACCAATGAGCTTAACAATATCCTTCGTGAGGAAATAGCGGGATTGCTCTCTGAGACTAATGTGGGTGAAGCTACCGATTTCAGTTTGCCAACCAATAAAAAACCGTATGTGATGATGGTAGTAGGCGTTAATGGGGCAGGTAAAACGACCACCATCGGAAAGCTCGCCTACCAGCTTAAAAAACAAGGGCTAAAGGTAATGCTCGGTGCTGCTGATACCTTCCGCGCAGCGGCTATCGACCAGTTACAGGTATGGGCTGACCATGTGGAAGTACCTATTATAAAGCAACAGATCGGTAGTGACCCCGCCTCAGTGGCTTACGATACCCTCAGTTCGGCAGTAAGTCAAGGGATGGATGTGGTTATCATTGATACAGCAGGGCGCTTGCATAATAAGATCAACCTGATGAATGAGCTCAGCAAGATAAAGCGTGTAATGCAAAAAGTAGTGCCTGATGCTCCTGATGAAGTGCTTTTGGTGCTTGATGGCTCTACAGGGCAGAATGCTTTTGAGCAAGCTAAGGAATTTACCAAGGCTACCGAAGTCACAGCGCTTGCCGTCACTAAGCTTGATGGTACAGCTAAAGGAGGTGTAGTGATTGGCATCTCCGACCAGTTTAAAGTGCCTGTGAAATATATAGGGGTGGGTGAAGGTATTGACGACTTGCAGATATTCAATAAATATGAGTTTGTCGACTCATTCTTTAAGAATTAA
- a CDS encoding TlpA disulfide reductase family protein, producing MKKLIILSAAALSLVACNNRPDYVVLSGKLEGFNGAPIKLVGAGTTKELKLNPDGTFRDTLKIASNYYYITDNMNFKFPLYLEKGDELGVEITPFNPAHPIKFSGRDTVASSYLLKKTDFLMQTDQEYKGIFTEEPAGFKKGITELEKKFNDFLSDTKNLSKSFIKNEKKSNEYRLLLFKSAYPLIHEQITGKKVTLPKEYADEVAKIDYDNADDFNTFGTYQDLVYNNFSQQYDPNATDKLAPLMTYLSKIKSENIKSDLAALLINLISDKNTPEENNKIITTVKKYVKDKDILAQLEARMASMVSFKDGLPLPAFNLVDRDGKMVSSDSFKGKLLYIDLWATWCAPCKKEIPALQKLEAEYQGKNIAFVSISIDEVKKQWDDFLKNNKMTGVQLFANILENPNFIHTYEATSIPRFVLVDKEGKVISTNAPRPSSGQQIKALIDANL from the coding sequence ATGAAAAAACTAATTATCTTATCAGCTGCAGCGCTTAGTCTTGTAGCCTGCAATAATCGTCCTGATTACGTGGTGTTGTCAGGTAAATTAGAAGGTTTTAATGGTGCGCCCATCAAGTTAGTGGGGGCAGGCACCACCAAGGAATTGAAACTAAACCCCGATGGTACATTCCGCGATACCTTGAAGATAGCTTCTAACTACTACTATATTACAGATAATATGAATTTTAAGTTTCCTCTTTACCTTGAAAAAGGCGATGAGCTCGGAGTAGAGATTACACCCTTCAACCCTGCGCACCCTATTAAGTTTTCAGGTAGAGATACGGTGGCAAGTAGCTATCTCTTGAAGAAGACGGACTTTCTTATGCAAACCGATCAGGAGTATAAGGGCATTTTTACCGAAGAGCCTGCTGGCTTTAAGAAGGGAATAACTGAATTGGAAAAGAAATTCAACGACTTTTTGAGTGATACTAAAAATCTTTCAAAGAGTTTTATCAAGAATGAAAAGAAGTCCAACGAGTACCGTCTGTTGCTCTTTAAGAGTGCTTATCCCCTAATTCACGAGCAGATTACAGGTAAGAAGGTAACATTACCAAAAGAATATGCCGATGAAGTAGCTAAGATAGATTATGACAATGCTGACGATTTTAACACATTTGGCACTTATCAGGATTTGGTATACAACAATTTCTCTCAGCAGTATGATCCTAATGCTACTGATAAGCTTGCTCCTTTAATGACTTACCTTAGCAAAATAAAGTCCGAAAACATCAAGTCTGACTTAGCAGCTTTGTTGATTAACCTCATTTCAGATAAGAATACACCTGAGGAAAACAATAAGATTATCACTACTGTAAAGAAATATGTGAAAGACAAAGATATACTTGCCCAGTTAGAGGCTCGAATGGCAAGTATGGTGTCTTTTAAAGACGGGCTACCATTGCCAGCTTTTAATCTAGTGGATAGGGATGGTAAAATGGTGTCATCCGATAGTTTCAAAGGCAAACTCCTTTATATTGATCTATGGGCTACTTGGTGTGCTCCTTGTAAGAAGGAAATTCCAGCTTTGCAGAAACTGGAAGCTGAATATCAGGGTAAGAATATAGCCTTTGTCAGTATTTCAATTGATGAGGTTAAGAAGCAATGGGATGACTTTCTCAAGAATAATAAGATGACAGGAGTGCAGCTATTTGCGAATATCCTTGAGAACCCTAATTTTATACATACCTATGAAGCGACTTCAATACCGCGTTTTGTTTTGGTAGATAAAGAAGGAAAGGTTATCAGTACCAATGCACCGCGTCCTTCATCTGGTCAGCAAATTAAGGCGCTTATTGATGCAAATCTATAA
- a CDS encoding suppressor of fused domain protein translates to MTQEEYKARFSKDDAPGWEAIDAALEKLYGAQEPQHFAPIISSRFGGDDPLDGISIYESNKQEPHFHFVSYGMSFLYYDDEYTEEEYSGWGFEFTYRMKKQGDNNIYWVQNLMQNLARYVNESKRYFDPYHFIPANGPIRLDYDTDITALAFAPDPELGTIDTPNGKVQFLQMVGLTSAEYEYLKPLNNVEAVEALLKKMQRDNPLLITDLDRK, encoded by the coding sequence ATGACACAAGAAGAGTACAAAGCGCGTTTCAGTAAAGATGATGCGCCAGGGTGGGAGGCTATTGATGCTGCCCTCGAAAAACTATACGGGGCGCAAGAGCCGCAACATTTTGCCCCGATTATCTCCTCAAGGTTTGGTGGAGATGATCCTCTTGACGGGATTAGTATCTATGAGAGCAATAAGCAAGAGCCGCATTTTCACTTTGTGAGCTATGGGATGTCGTTCTTGTATTACGACGATGAGTATACAGAGGAAGAGTACAGCGGCTGGGGCTTTGAGTTTACGTATCGGATGAAGAAACAGGGCGACAACAATATCTATTGGGTGCAAAACCTGATGCAGAACTTGGCGCGCTACGTCAATGAGAGCAAGCGGTATTTCGATCCGTATCACTTTATTCCTGCCAATGGACCTATACGTTTGGATTACGACACGGATATCACAGCACTTGCCTTTGCTCCCGACCCCGAGCTCGGCACGATTGATACACCAAACGGCAAGGTGCAGTTTTTGCAAATGGTAGGGCTTACCTCAGCAGAATACGAGTACTTAAAGCCGCTGAACAACGTAGAGGCCGTGGAGGCACTGCTTAAAAAGATGCAGAGGGATAATCCGCTGCTCATTACAGATTTAGATAGGAAATAA
- the thrC gene encoding threonine synthase has translation MNYYNIQHKDEVVSFKDATIKGLGRDKGLFVPERIPVLPISFFEEIEQLSDKEVATTALYPYVEGSMRREQLSQLLEEVFTFHTPVVELRDNLSVLELFHGPTMAFKDVGARFMARCLGAFADKSKPVTVLVATSGDTGSAVAHGFYEVEGVRVVILFPKGKVSAFQQWQMCSLGKNITAVAVEGTFDDCQALVKQALHDERLNEVMALSSANSINVARFLPQMLYYFFAYKQVKSHLKGRKWVVSVPSGNFGNITAGLYAQAMGLPIAQFIAANNANDTFYEYTLTGDYKAKPSVSTYSNAMDVGDPSNFARIQELFGGEYALIKEKVLAYRVSDAQTLSKIAEVAQQGYVLDPHGAVALTALEHYLKGGQYGTFLATAHPQKFDAVLRKVLPDFKAPEVDLEGCAALQIPNDYKVYLKVLGVESK, from the coding sequence ATGAACTATTACAATATACAACACAAAGATGAGGTAGTGTCTTTTAAAGACGCTACTATCAAAGGTTTGGGGCGTGATAAGGGACTGTTCGTCCCTGAGCGGATACCCGTTTTGCCTATCTCCTTTTTTGAGGAGATAGAGCAGCTTTCTGATAAGGAGGTAGCTACGACTGCCTTGTATCCTTACGTGGAAGGCTCGATGCGTAGGGAGCAGCTTTCGCAGTTATTGGAGGAGGTGTTTACCTTCCATACGCCGGTGGTGGAGCTGCGAGATAACCTTTCGGTATTGGAGCTTTTCCACGGTCCGACTATGGCATTTAAGGACGTAGGGGCGCGCTTTATGGCACGTTGCTTGGGTGCGTTTGCCGATAAGTCCAAGCCTGTAACGGTACTGGTGGCTACCTCTGGCGATACGGGTAGCGCGGTGGCACACGGCTTTTACGAGGTGGAAGGCGTGCGCGTGGTAATTCTTTTTCCTAAGGGGAAGGTAAGTGCTTTTCAGCAGTGGCAGATGTGCTCGCTCGGTAAGAACATCACTGCTGTGGCTGTTGAGGGTACTTTTGACGACTGTCAGGCACTGGTAAAGCAAGCACTCCACGATGAGCGGCTTAATGAGGTGATGGCACTCAGTAGTGCGAACTCTATCAATGTGGCGCGCTTCTTGCCGCAGATGCTGTATTATTTCTTTGCCTACAAGCAGGTGAAGTCGCACCTCAAAGGTAGGAAGTGGGTGGTATCGGTGCCGAGTGGTAATTTTGGCAATATCACCGCAGGATTGTATGCGCAAGCGATGGGGCTGCCTATTGCACAATTCATCGCGGCGAACAATGCCAACGATACGTTTTATGAGTATACCCTCACAGGCGATTATAAGGCTAAGCCTTCGGTAAGCACTTATTCCAATGCTATGGATGTGGGCGATCCGAGTAATTTTGCGCGCATACAGGAGCTTTTTGGCGGGGAGTACGCACTTATCAAGGAGAAAGTGCTCGCCTATCGCGTAAGTGATGCGCAAACACTTTCGAAGATAGCAGAAGTAGCACAGCAGGGTTATGTGCTCGACCCGCACGGCGCAGTGGCACTCACCGCCTTAGAGCATTACCTAAAAGGGGGGCAGTATGGCACTTTCTTAGCTACAGCTCACCCACAGAAGTTCGATGCTGTATTGCGCAAGGTGCTTCCTGATTTTAAGGCTCCTGAGGTGGATTTAGAGGGCTGCGCTGCTTTGCAAATCCCCAATGATTATAAGGTGTATTTGAAAGTGTTGGGGGTAGAGAGTAAATAG
- a CDS encoding DUF6268 family outer membrane beta-barrel protein produces MRKYIWLLLIVLPLLSQGQVIIRTDLITDSKLKDDHVPEDEPSPTIGSGDMLKYSLQGTLPVFYEQNDSGQPSAWLIGFNAAYATMSNHDAAKALVPSKLFNAGLNLAHVRPLSERWLLMCSLGAGFYSDTHDTSWQQVLGSGGAIFAYQWRPNLLVGVGGGVSNALGLPMLMPMLYLRYSLEGKYEFSAELTSTIKIAAARKWDEHWKLELNALEGDGMSAIVKREGDWKLFGMMQLSGSISPVYYFSEKTSIFASVGVDYARSVQLSERSLKSIFNDNTDYRFNPAPHISIGFRYGM; encoded by the coding sequence ATGAGAAAATATATTTGGCTGTTATTAATAGTATTACCGCTCTTATCACAAGGGCAGGTCATCATCAGAACCGACCTAATCACCGATAGCAAACTCAAAGACGACCACGTCCCTGAGGATGAACCCTCACCTACTATTGGCTCAGGCGATATGCTCAAATACAGCTTGCAAGGTACTTTGCCCGTCTTCTACGAGCAGAACGACTCTGGTCAGCCTAGCGCTTGGCTCATCGGCTTTAACGCTGCTTACGCTACAATGAGCAATCACGATGCTGCCAAAGCCCTTGTACCTTCAAAACTCTTCAACGCAGGGCTCAACCTCGCTCACGTGCGTCCACTCTCTGAGCGTTGGCTGCTGATGTGTTCCCTTGGTGCAGGATTCTATTCAGATACCCACGACACCTCTTGGCAACAAGTACTCGGCAGTGGCGGAGCTATCTTTGCCTATCAATGGCGCCCCAACCTCCTTGTTGGGGTAGGCGGAGGAGTGAGCAATGCCTTGGGGTTGCCGATGCTGATGCCTATGCTCTACCTCAGATACTCCCTTGAAGGAAAATACGAGTTCTCAGCCGAACTAACCTCTACGATAAAGATCGCCGCTGCACGCAAATGGGACGAGCATTGGAAATTAGAACTCAACGCCTTAGAGGGTGATGGAATGAGCGCCATAGTAAAGCGCGAAGGCGATTGGAAGCTCTTCGGAATGATGCAGCTCAGCGGAAGCATTTCACCAGTATACTATTTCAGCGAGAAGACCTCTATCTTTGCCAGTGTAGGGGTAGACTATGCCCGCTCTGTACAACTCTCCGAGCGCTCCCTCAAAAGTATTTTTAATGACAATACCGACTATCGATTTAACCCCGCTCCACACATCTCCATAGGGTTTAGATATGGGATGTAA
- a CDS encoding porin family protein: MRKLFLTFVALVVGSFTAMAQSTVGLEARAGLNISKLYFVDDYDFENNANSGVNAGLLLTVDFPKGVGFETGLVFSVKGNSSEVETNNRTDEHYCTRSYLELPVHFRYRVPIDDKVTFVARVGTYYAVGVYGRDKEEITIKDPNGSEHQTTKNHKMTIGTGSNAGFRPFDVGLQAGLGVEVGRFTSSAQFSYGFLNVLPKDTYGNTHNMTLSFIVGIKIF; the protein is encoded by the coding sequence ATGAGAAAATTATTTTTAACATTTGTTGCCCTTGTCGTGGGCAGTTTTACAGCGATGGCACAGTCCACCGTAGGCTTAGAAGCTCGTGCAGGGCTTAATATCTCAAAACTTTATTTTGTCGATGACTACGACTTTGAGAACAACGCAAATTCAGGTGTGAATGCAGGATTACTTCTTACAGTCGATTTCCCAAAAGGAGTTGGGTTCGAAACAGGCTTAGTCTTTTCTGTAAAAGGAAACTCAAGTGAAGTAGAGACCAATAATCGTACAGATGAGCATTATTGCACCCGTAGCTATTTAGAACTACCCGTGCATTTCAGATATCGTGTACCTATCGATGATAAGGTAACATTCGTCGCTCGTGTTGGTACGTATTATGCAGTAGGGGTATATGGTAGAGATAAAGAAGAAATCACTATCAAAGATCCTAATGGAAGTGAGCATCAAACCACTAAAAACCATAAAATGACCATCGGCACAGGTAGCAATGCTGGTTTTAGGCCTTTTGATGTAGGTTTACAAGCTGGTTTAGGGGTAGAAGTAGGACGCTTCACGAGTTCGGCTCAGTTCAGTTATGGATTTTTAAACGTACTGCCTAAGGATACTTACGGCAATACCCATAATATGACTCTCAGCTTCATAGTGGGAATAAAAATATTTTGA
- a CDS encoding helix-turn-helix transcriptional regulator, translating into MRHINAENIEELALSQVHNSMKQEFLFDSQEIGSHTLYRGQSCFSEDVLLEGREDIPLVRFCYMRQSKYGLCMETPHLGNMHIRKGEYILFFSKEGYHIQEAFKQDDLCEGITINVNAAHFQSIAEQYSEVFMPHFERYEAGKGFFLTEKPCYTKHFEVVQILRQLQDHQLLGNSANVYADLKVLELFLLLFTEAEGRAVGKYRKHAADCDRLEEVQHIITSDLWHTPSIEVLAHKVGLNPTKLCVSFKEAYGTTVYGYLFEHKMQLARRLLTETDMNVSEVAWECGYTYVSHFSKAFKKRWGVVPSLMSKE; encoded by the coding sequence ATGAGACATATTAATGCTGAAAACATAGAAGAATTAGCACTATCTCAAGTACATAACAGTATGAAACAGGAGTTTTTATTCGATTCGCAAGAGATAGGTAGCCATACGCTGTACCGTGGGCAGTCTTGCTTTTCGGAAGATGTATTACTTGAAGGTAGAGAGGATATTCCTTTAGTGCGGTTTTGCTATATGAGGCAATCGAAATACGGTTTGTGTATGGAAACGCCACACCTTGGGAATATGCATATCAGAAAAGGGGAATACATCCTATTTTTTAGTAAAGAGGGGTATCATATCCAAGAGGCTTTTAAGCAGGATGATTTGTGTGAGGGCATCACTATAAACGTGAATGCGGCTCATTTTCAGTCAATAGCAGAGCAGTATTCAGAGGTGTTTATGCCACACTTTGAGCGATATGAAGCGGGTAAGGGCTTCTTCCTTACTGAAAAACCTTGTTATACTAAGCATTTTGAGGTAGTGCAGATACTTAGGCAGCTTCAAGATCATCAGCTTTTGGGCAATAGTGCCAATGTTTATGCAGATCTTAAAGTGTTGGAGCTTTTTCTTCTGCTATTTACAGAAGCTGAGGGTAGGGCAGTAGGCAAATACAGGAAGCACGCTGCCGATTGCGATCGTTTAGAAGAGGTACAGCATATTATCACATCAGATTTGTGGCATACGCCTTCCATTGAGGTGCTCGCACATAAGGTAGGCTTAAACCCTACGAAGCTGTGTGTGAGTTTTAAGGAGGCGTACGGCACTACGGTCTACGGCTACCTCTTTGAGCACAAGATGCAACTGGCACGCCGCTTGCTCACAGAAACGGATATGAATGTGAGCGAAGTGGCGTGGGAGTGTGGATATACCTACGTGTCGCACTTTTCAAAGGCGTTTAAGAAGCGGTGGGGGGTGGTGCCTTCTTTAATGAGTAAAGAGTAG